From a single Toxoplasma gondii ME49 chromosome II, whole genome shotgun sequence genomic region:
- a CDS encoding hypothetical protein (encoded by transcript TGME49_221370), which yields MRIDPNQFRAFLLSSPPGAWPPGLFACDAPGACDASKCSAASTGLPESSLPQAEVCVSSSDQGKRLAARATQHRGFLTEFLPVLEKSQVRFSVVKANFLFLFPPTDLPPQQWLEQQSALLAGIRGPEKEGSGDGIFDSVEILLLEDVRVSPIRRRRVGLRTPGTAFGETLPDEEDIQYEEQDDRGGRNIGGDPSQSQQKMEEELDREFEYGVSLKFESQFCEDEYLFFAQNRSCRQAWLDALTKSANTRGQIEALVEAAAESGFAASRYWARCRALRYEAQRWKSQVHCNAENGEGNLRSCNTKEHDKLCERVVILEELVDALEGQLVMAEEEKSEEGMKREAAILQDALLVEAEKTNRLTQILCDLSETLPCDVGEQIRQLAKKVNSPSFPRPSPMVSADAAGTARAEKDNLSQKAENQELGVLPMFSKVAFHGLSPLTRKEAERKGMEQREAFGWSCPSSQAPSSLYGSPLSLASPPSAPGALSPLYTEREILSGPEGICRETRCCERKNEAENETAKASAKTAEPFARFQQQSPSSCSALGDANVVGSARSPPRRSVSPVVAARSRSASPSVSVSFTAPSCIRKGSVTSKKTSAPVSSATNVPQRSKEASTTGGCPALSPPQGAPPASGHASAEEQGEVVSSASPTSPPLSLPKASALQSSGAGSGDAPPKKLMVSKACTVKVVDRAGEKESQSPLRLESTPKGPPVRLPLSSASENCSETKPPEGKSQGRGTEKTTGDTMAKLKGKCPSKPKSCFAGKGPPCKKAALPKKGAETGPQEKAKGSDTQPNEEAKRSTAKSETHTAKKTENSGAASVVGAGKSGANEKASDSMEKERSSYPDREAHAAAAINKDAKAEVKVGSPSGTNPQGPVVPKTVSVKSPPGNLPPRKGLDEADKGREIPGDKGEEGKKREEESNSIDESTQKLEHSDTGAGNGAKSVIVGKGPPSKAVIMVAKGKVALVGQGPPSVGIPASHVPLPATTKDAPCLLAKQSDHIRGTRPSWRSDTSAAFATPTVHPSLEALGNDSDKEAHFNSKGPRRYGLVPSTNERDSGRVTSYMKRKEPTGEKMALNDLEKVVSSVSQDSFCRHSGTMDRQRNLVAFLLNEISEIDVEEKPRKGKAAARRIQLDKELDYRGYRDVDVSDFPREPTTLQKTRRSLRKVATESDEHFRIGFHSSGRERGCEGLVKKNSRGRSARSAFFGDDEDRFSSRTAPFRSSLVSLESSEEKSEEADTESEVYLSVIQKGIRADSIDNLIKRLDVRCREASGTAPGSQERSFKDIKHMERCSKGPYGRFQVLERLRSLVEAEARAPDLPVCGSRGRRSTELLSACTRKMDKSNRNERQ from the exons cAGCGGAGACGGAATTTTCGACAGCGTGGAAATCCTTCTCCTCGAAGACGTACGTGTCTCTCCGATTCGGCGCAGACGGGTGGGTCTTCGAACTCCGG GCACTGCGTTCGGCGAGACTCTtccagatgaagaagacatcCAGTACGAAGAGCAAGACGATCGAGGGGGAAGAAACATTGGGGGAGACCCTTCTCAGTCGCAGCAAAAAATGGAAGAAGAACTTGACAGAGAGTTCGAGTACGGCGTTTCCTTGAAGTTTGAATCTCAGTTTTGTGAAGACGAAtacctcttcttcgcccaGAATCGTTCATGCCGACAGGCTTGGCTCGACGCCCTAACCAA ATCAGCCAACACCCGTGGCCAGATCGAAGCTCTCGTTGAGGCGGCAGCAGAGAGTGGCTTTGCTGCGAGTCGGTATTGGGCTCGGTGCCGGGCGCTGCGCTATGAGGCTCAGAGGTGGAAGTCTCAAGTTCACTGCAACGCAGAGAACGGGGAAGGAAACTTGAGGTCTTGCAATACTAAGGAACACGATAA ACTCTGCGAAAGAGTGGTGATATTGGAGGAGCTCGTGGACGCGCTGGAGGGACAGCTCGTCAtggcagaggaggagaagtcGGAGGAAGGAATGAAACGCGAAGCCGCGATTCTCCAGGATGCGCTTTTAGTTGAAGCTGAGAAG ACAAATCGTTTAACGCAGATTCTCTGTGACTTATCGGAGACGCTTCCGTGCGATGTCGGCGAGCAGATTCGACAACTCGCGAAGAAGGTCAACagtccttcttttccccgTCCTTCGCCAATGGTTTCGGCAGATGCTGCCGGGACGGCgcgtgcagagaaagacaatctttcgcagaaggcagagaatCAAGAGCTGGGCGTTCTTCCCATGTTCTCGAAAGTCGCGTTTCACGGCCTTTCGCCCTTGAcaaggaaggaagcagagagaaaaggaatgGAACAACGTGAAGCGTTCGGTTGGTCATGTCCCTCATCGCAGGCACCGTCGTCCCTATACGGCTCTCCCTtgtcgctcgcgtctcccccGTCCGCGCCGGGTGCCTTGTCTCCGCTGTACACCGAACGAGAGATACTCTCTGGCCCGGAAGGCatatgcagagaaacgcggtgCTGTGAACGAAagaacgaagcagaaaacgagacggcGAAAGCCTCTGCAAAAACCGCGGAACCGTTTGCGCGTTTTCAACAGCAGAGTCCATCTTCCTGTTCTGCCCTTGGCGACGCAAACGTTGTTGGAAGCGCTAGGTCTCCACCGAGGCGGAGTGTCTCGCCAGTGGTTGCAGCTCGCTCGCGCTCCGCTTCACCGTcagtttctgtttccttcacTGCGCCCTCATGCATTCGAAAGGGGAGTGTGACCTCGAAAAAAACGTCCGCGCCGGTGAGTTCTGCCACCAATGTACCGCAGCGTTCGAAAGAAGCGAGCACGACTGGTGGCTGCCCTGCACTCTCGCCTCCCCAGGGTGCCCCGCCTGCTTCCGGCCACGCTTCCGCTGAGGAACAAGGGGAGGTggtgtcttctgcttctcccacTTCTCCCCCTTTGTCTTTGCCAAAGGCGAGTGCTCTGCAGAGCTCCGGTGCAGGTTCCGGTGATGCCCCACCGAAAAAGCTGATGGTGTCCAAGGCGTGTACAGTCAAAGTCGTCGATCGTGCTGGTGAGAAAGAATCTCAATCTCCACTAAGATTGGAGTCGACCCCGAAGGGCCCACCTGTCAGACTTCCACTATCCTCTGCTTCAGAAAATTGTTCGGAGACAAAACCTCCAGAAGGCAAGTCACAAGGTCGCgggacagaaaaaacaacgggGGACACGATGGCGAAACTCAAGGGTAAATGCCCATCAAAACCCAAGTCTTGTTTCGCTGGAAAGGGTCCCCCGTGTAAGAAAGCGGCGCTTCCGAAGAAgggagcggagacaggacctcaagagaaagcaaagggGAGTGACACGCAACCGAACGAGGAAGCAAAGCGTTCCACTGCGAAAAGTGAAACACATacggcgaagaaaacagaaaactcTGGGGCTGCTTCCGTTGTAGGAGCAGGAAAGTCAGGAGCCAATGAAAAGGCATCTGACAGcatggagaaagagaggtcCTCGTACCCTGATCGGGAAGCCcacgcagcagcagcgatCAACAAGGACGCGAAAGCTGAAGTGAAGGTTGGCTCCCCGAGCGGGACGAACCCACAGGGACCAGTCGTACCTAAGACAGTCTCTGTCAAGAGTCCACCTGGAAATCTGCCGCCGAGAAAAGGACTagacgaagcagacaagggaagagaaatcCCAGGCGACAAAGgggaggaagggaagaagcgagaggaggaatCGAACAGTATTGATGAGTCGACACAAAAACTAGAGCACAGTGATACAGGGGCAGGAAACGGGGCCAAGTCAGTTATCGTGGGGAAAGGTCCCCCTTCGAAAGCTGTTATCATGGTGGCAAAGGGAAAGGTGGCATTGGTAGGACAGGGGCCGCCTTCCGTAGGAATTCCAGCATCACATGTCCCCTTGCCGGCAACGACCAAAGACGCGCCGTGTCTGCTAGCGAAACAGTCGGATCACATTCGAGGAACGCGCCCTTCGTGGCGCTCTGACActtctgctgctttcgcTACCCCGACAGTGCATCCTTCGTTGGAGGCGCTTGGCAACGATTCGGATAAGGAAGCACATTTTAACTCCAAAGGACCGCGGCGTTACGGATTAGTCCCGTCCACCAACGAACGCGACAGCGGCAGAGTTACGAGTTACATGAAACGAAAGGAACCTACAGGAGAAAAGATGGCGCTGAATGACCTAGAAAAAGTAGTTTCGTCGGTGAGCCAAGACAGCTTCTGCAGGCATTCAGGAACGATGGACAGACAAAGGAATTTAGTCGCCTTTCTGTTAAATGAGATAAGTGAGATCGACGtagaagagaagccgaggaaaggaaaggcaGCCGCTAGAAGAATACAACTGGACAAAGAGCTCGACTACCGAGGTTACAGAGATGTTGACGTCAGCGACTTTCCACGCGAACCTACGACgctgcagaagacgcggcgTTCGTTGAGGAAAGTGGCGACGGAAAGTGATGAGCACTTCCGAATTGGCTTCCACAGCAGTGGTCGTGAACGGGGCTGTGAAGGCTTGGTCAAGAAAAACTCGCGTGGTCGAAGCGCCCGTTCAGCGTTTTTTGGTGATGATGAAGACAGGTTTTCCAGTCGAACAGCTCCTTTCCGTTCCAGCTTAGTATCGCTCGAGTCGTCAGAAGAAAAGTCTGAGGAAGCCGACACGGAGTCTGAGGTTTATTTGTCTGTCATTCAGAAGGGCATCCGAGCCGACAGTATCGATAACCTCATTAAACGTCTTGATGTCCGCTGCCGCGAGGCCAGCGGCACTGCTCCCGGGAGCCAAGAACGATCTTTCAAAGACATAAAACACATGGAAAGATGCAGCAAAGGACCGTACGGACGTTTTCAAGTTCTCGAGCGTTTGCGATCACTGGTAGAGGCCGAAGCTCGAGCTCCGGATCTGCCGGTGTGTGGCAGTCGTGGTCGTCGGTCCACTGAGCTCCTGAGCGCTTGCACGAGGAAAATGGACAAGAGCAACAGGAATGAGCGTCAATGA
- a CDS encoding alba 1 (encoded by transcript TGME49_221380~Gene product name based on ToxoDB Community Expert Annotation.) — MEKYRKVPKDKEPIGSNEIRITSAGKVMNYVAYAARLLTEQNMRKINIKATGNAIARAVTLAEVLKRRFKGLYQITKCGSTTITDVYEPTEEGLDKVKEDRVVSFLEITLSFDALDQKDPGYQAPIDESLVKEMKPEEITKTGGFRDRGGFRGGYRGGYRGGYGRGAYRGGGEFRGGYRGGFRGRGGYRGGRGGNYEGEYRNGDYGAEYNNGEYGNDYNGGYRGRGRGRGFRGGAAGSYRGGRGRPE; from the exons ATGGAGAAGTACAGAAAGGTTCCCAAGGACAAGGAGCCTATTGGCTCCAACGAGATCCGCATCACTTCGGCAGGCAAAGTGATGAACTACGTGGCGTACGCAGCACGACTTCTGACAGAGCAGAACATGCGAAAAATCAACATCAAGGCAACAGGCAATGCCATCGCACGTGCCGTTACCTTGGCAGAAGTCTTGAAACGTCGCTTCAAGGGACTTTACCAAATCACGAAGTGTGGAAGTACGACGATCACTGACGTTTATGAACCAACTGAGGAGGGACTGGACAAGGTCAAGGAAGACCGCGTCGTTTCATTCCTCGAAATCACGCTCTCGTTCGATGCTCTGGACCAGAAAGACCCTGGTTACCAGGCCCCGATTGATGAGAGCCTCGTGAAGGAAATGAAACCCGAGGAAATTACTAAAACCGGAG GCTTCCGTGACCGCGGGGGCTTCCGCGGAGGCTACCGTGGTGGATACCGCggcggctacggccgggGCGCCTACCGAGGAGGAGGGGAGTTCCGCGGAGGCTACAGGGGAGGCTTCCGTGGCCGTGGAGGCTACAGAGGAGGCCGTGGAGGAAACTACGAGGGAGAGTACAGGAACGGTGACTATGGCGCCGAGTACAACAATGGCGAGTACGGCAACGACTATAACGGTGGCTACAGAGGCAGGGGGCG AGGCCGTGGATTCAGGGGAGGCGCGGCCGGTAGCTACCGCGGCGGCCGAGGACGACCGGAGTAA